The Salvelinus fontinalis isolate EN_2023a chromosome 13, ASM2944872v1, whole genome shotgun sequence DNA segment aggtcagtcaatatggaaaatttcaagaactttgaaagtttcttcaagtgcagtctcaaaaaccatcaagcgctatgatgactggctcccatgaggacctttgctgcagaggataagttcattagagttactagcctcagaaattgcagaccaaataaGTGCTTCACAGatttaaagtaacagacacatctcaacatcaactgttcagaggagactgcgtgaaatagtccttcatggtcgaatttctgcaaagaaaccactactaaaggacaccaataagaagaaaagacttgctcTGTCTTTGTGAGTtgcaaagtaggtgaacggataatctccgcatgtgtggttcccaccgtaaagcatggaggaggaggtgtgatggtgctttgctggtgacactgtcaatgatttatttagaattcaaggcacacttacccagcatggcgaccacagcattctgaagcgatacgccatcccatctggtttgcgcttagtgggactatcatttgtttttcaactggacaatgactcaacacacatccaggctgtgtaagggatatttgaccaagaaggagagtgatggagtgctgcatcagatgatctggcctccacaatcccccgacctcaatccaattgagatggtttgggaagagttggacggcagagtgaaggaaaagtgctcagcatatgtgggaactccttcaagactgttggaaaagcattccaggtgaagctggttgagagaatgccaagcgtgtgcaaagctgtcatcaaggcaaagggtggctactttgaagaatctataatataaaatatatgtttatttgtttaaaactttttggaatactacatgtttccatatgtgttatttcatagttttgatgtcttcactattatactacaatgtagaaaatagtaaaaataaagaaaacctcttgaatgagtaggtgtgtcagaACTTTTGACTTGAACTATATGTGGATCATATGTGGAAATAAAGCAATAGATGTGTCCCTTTATCTTGGGGAAACATGACCGTGTAGTTGTACATCATATACTATGGATATTTTGGATTTTATTTTTACCTTTTATTTTTACCATGTGCAAATGTACTTACTGTAATTTTTAAAGTGTTTCTAGTCGAGTTTAAACCCCATAATTGTGTGAGTTGGCAAAACAGGTATATTTTTAAATTGCAGTGTTTCACAGATCTGTTCCTTAAAAGAGTCATGATTGTGCTATTATAAACGTTTCTCCATTCATTATAAATGGCACACTGCTAACAACAGAATGGTCAAATCTGTTCAGTTTAGGATTATACATTTAGGAATAAATAGGCCTGTGTTGGATTAGGCCCAATCCAGGATATATGGTGTTTACTGAGAGATTTGGACAACACTTCCACCATGTGGACTCCTGCTCTGAAGTAAGGGTGGAGTGATGTACCTCTCAGATTTCCATCTGAAATCAGCGACTTGCTTAAATAAAGAATGTAAATGTATCCAGTGTGCTTATTTCATGCCTATGCAAATGTTAATATATTACTGTATTATGAAGAATTTTTACCAACCAATTGTAGGCCTATATTGCCGTACCTCTGCTGGTTGTTCTTCCTGATGAAAATTCAGAAGAAAAACAATGTATCCCCTTGTGCCATTCTCACCAGAAATGATTTAACAGCTGCAGAAAATTATAATACTTTATTTTTGGAAAAATATTGCATTTCATAGTCGTTACATTGGTAAAACAATTGTTAGAATGAAGGAGAGCTTTCAAAAAACTGTCAGTAAGCTGCTAACTCTCAAATCACTTTAACAAAATGTTCAATAATACCATAAATCTGAGATACAGTAGAAAAATGCTTTAGACCCTCATTTAATCTCTCTCTTCCACGTGCACTTCTGAAAATGTACTGTACACCCACACACAGTAATGTTGACATTGCACATTATGCTAAAAACAAAGCCTAACCTACTGCAATGATTTCACAGGTCCAATGACAGGATGACTCACGAGACTTGAGGAATAACTGTAAAGGCTTGGGATACATCATCAACAATTACAAACCAGCACCCAAGCCAACTCAGGAAATGCCTGGTCTGCCTTTGGTGTACAGTAGATAACCACTGGGCACAGAcctcagttcaacatctagttttgatttacatttggttgagttgtcaactaatgtgaatttaaCGTTAAAATCAACattgtcattggatttaggttaaaagttgatTCACTGTCATCACAGATTTTTTGGGGTTGAAATTACGTGCAAATAGTGGGTTAATGCATAACAACTGCAATGCCAGCCACATAGGCTACTGATACTGAATGCAGTATGAAAGCAAAGAGGAGTGCTCTTGTCCTACGTAAAGGGTCTATCGCATGAGACAATTATTGCATGGATCCACATCGATAGTTTTTCTGAAAGACCCTTAGGAGTGTCTATCTGCTGGTGGCAGTTAGGTCTGAGCCATGGGAGAATGATGGTGCAGTGCTGGCACGTGGATGTCTGTCTCTTCCTTGCTGTTGTCTGAGCAGTCAGAAGGCATGTAGCAGCCAGAGTCTCTGGGGCAGTTCAGGTCGGCTTTAATACTCTCAGTTGGGGACTTGGCTTCCTTGTTTAACTCTCCCTCCTTCTGACCATCACCTGGAATGGAACAGACATAGGGGCTTAGAGAGCTTATTGTGGTCTATTTAAATGTTATGTCCACAGATCTGATATGCTCCCACAATATCAGAGTTGCAGAAAAAACTGTTGTCATAGTTTCCTTTTTCTCTCAAGCACTGAAATATTATGCCTATTGTAGCTGGTATGTTTCAATATTTATGTAGGCTGTTGAATCTCTGAGTCCGAGACCTTGTTACTTTTGGTTACTGCAGCTAAAAGTGAAGTTCAAAAGATCCAAAGCGTTTGCACAAGATTGAAAAACAAGATATATGGGCGAGTGCAACACCCAAACCACAGTGGCTTCTGAAAATGACATTTCCTGTTAGTAGCTTGTCTTGTCTTGCATCACTCAATGTTATGTTTCTTGACTACCACTCAGCCTTTCCTTTCATGTCCTTCTAGCAACTGACTCTTAAGGTATTAGCAGTGTAATACATCTTCTTTATCTAGCTATGGCCAGGACAAGATGGCTGATATCCTGTAATTAACACACTGTGAGATGCACTCAATTAATGTTGTATTCTGAAGTTCACTTCTTGCCGTGATATTACTTTGTTATAATAGACAGTTTGCCAATTTAGCAGTATTGTTAATGGTTTTAAACTGTGATTGGTAACTGTTGTGAGCTGTTTGCTGTAACTGTCCTGAATTGTTCATTGTAACTCTTTTGAACCGTGTGTGGTAACTGTCCTGAATGATTGGTTGTGACTGTGTTGAATTATGTGGTAACTGTCCTGTTGTGTTCTCTGTCCTGTAAGTGGTGGTTATCCAGTTATCATTAGCCTTTTATCTGTGTCCCTGATACCACGGCCCTGATACAGCACTTCCTCCGCTGGCGGTATACCCTTCCTTATCCGCTTGacatctaaaaccagacctttggCAATCTAAATACAGTACATATGCTTAGAAGGAATATTGATCTCCTCCACACCTACTGTTTTTGTCAGAACTAGCAGCTCTGGAGCGCCTCACCTAAGAGTTTGGATTGTTATTGGTTTAAATTGGCAATGTTGATGCCAGAAGGCCCAGGTGTTGTCTTGAGTGCCTTTGCATCCCACCTGGAAATCAAAGTAGGGAAAAGACTGCCCTGACTCACTTTGGGGTTCTTGGAGGCACTCGACGGCAGCCATCAGACGATGTCTGTGTTCAGAATCAGTCACATTGAGTTCCACCAGATGCTGCTCCTTCAGCTCCCTCAGGTCATCTACTGTCTGGTACCCAttaaggagcagggaggaggcatATTCCTACAACACAGAGAAACAATACCAATCGGTAAGCAAGCCATCATGTTACAACAAAAACATCTCAATCCTGTCTGTCATCACTGTGTTGACATCAGAAATGTATGGTTCTCTAAAGATGCAATTtatagttttttttaaagaatgcaGGAAACAAGTTTGTTTGAGAGCGATTGTTTGTGACAGCAGgtttgaggagagagacagagaagagagtgagagagagagacagtgagagagcgagagagagagtcagtttACCTCCAAATTGAGGCGCTCTAGGAGTTCCTGTAGCGTTTTGGGCCGGGGTCTCCTGCTCCTCCTGTGTGTCATCTTCTGAGGCGGTTCAGGAACCTTCTCTACTATGAGGTCTACGTAGATGAACTTAAAGTTCCCCACCTTGTTGTTCAGCATGCCTGTCCATATCCCCATAGGAGGTTTGCTGATGATCTCAATCACATCCCCTACCTGAAAGAAGAAATTGGCATTTTACTTGAGCAATGCAATGTATTAGGTCTACACAAGCTACTTTGCAAGACATTGGCTCTATCTCAACTGCTTAAAAATCCACGAGGATGTGCTGAAGGACAGGTTTGACAATTCAGTCAGGTGGTTCAGTCAGGTAGGTTACCTTAAGTTTGAGTGATTCAGTGTCGTAGGGACTGGGGACAAAGTCAGTGTGGACCCGGGCTTTGCCACAGAACTGGCCTGTGTAGGAAAGGGGCAGTTCCTCATCCAGCCTCAGACTGTCTCTGTTACTGGAGccgtctgacccactggtaacCCCACCTAGGGCGCAGCACAGTTGGATTGGTAGGAGACAGACATCATGTTAGCTTCACAACAACCTTTACAAACACAGGGTCGAATGTGTTACGGTGAGCATTGTGGGTGTTGTCATACATCATGCTACATAGTGAGGTAGTTTTTTTACTCCTTAATGCGATGTCTATTCATGAGGGTTGatgccacaggaggttggtggcaccttaattgtggaGGACAGGCCTGTGGTAATAGCTGGAGCGGAATTAGGGGAATGGTATCAAATCCATTAAACACATGGTTGTCagttgtttgatgccattccattcgcaccgttccggccattattatgagccgtcctcccctcagcagcctcctatgATTGATGCTGGTCTAACAGTAGTCCTGTCTAACAGTACTTAACAATTATAATATTAAGTTACAGTATGATGGTTATGGCGGTGAATTAAATATTGACAGTTTAGAATTTTGACTGTGATTATGTTTGTCAGGCATCCTTTGTTGGGTAAATCAAGGTCCAACAACATGCCTTAGCAGATGAGACTACACACTTGATTTTTATCAACTGCAGAGTAACCTAAAATTGCATTAGTAAAGAGAGAGTGAACTTGTTGAATCCAGTAAgatgttggctgtgtgcttactgGAGGAGCTTTGTCCACTATTGAGACTGTAGAGGCTTTCCAGAGAGTGACTGGACTTTCTGTGTCCTTTTGGAAATAAATGGACGCCGTAAAcaacatccccttctccttcttcatctctctccGTCTCGTCGCACTACCAGTAAAAAAACAACAGAACaggtcatgttttttttttattttctttgccCTCCTTTTCTCTTTATGCCGTCACtccccatctcatctcctctcacagCATGGCGGTTGAGGAAGAAGGAAAGGAGAAAGCTAAACTAATCAGAGGGCCGGGTCGGGGCAGGGTTCTAAGATGTTCCGTGTGCCAAAACGGCTCAGTATCCCAGGCAGTTTGTGCAAGAACACAGAGtagcttctctcctctctctctgagtcctTAATCCACACAGAGCTGCCTTGCCATTTATAACTGAGACTTGACATAGGCAGGAGCTGTGTGTAATCCCCCTATACCTGCTCCATAGGCTCTGACTGTACCTCCCTCGTTCTCTTTGTGAGAGAAGGGTTGTTTTTTTAGCTTCACAAATTACTTGGTTACCAGGTGACGTGTTAATGAGTCTTTGTCCTGTACTGACCAGTGTTTGGACATGTTGGTCTCTGGACTAAAAGCCTACCATAACTTGTTCGTCATAACTTATAATCCTCCTTTCTTTACTTCCTGATGAGCCATGCActgtattattactgtattctATTACCACTCTGATCACTGTATTATCATTCTGTACTATTCACTTCCAAGGTTCCTGTTCTGTTGGTTTTATATTGTTCATTTATGTGGACTTGGTCTTACTGTACATTTCCTACATATCAGCCTATACCTCTGCATTCAGACATCAACTTTCTTTTAGTTCAACTTTCATTTAACTCGTTTGGCTTTTATCAGAGGTCTGTGGCACACTGAATGTCAAAAAATACAGTTGAGTTTGGGGGGGTTGTCGGTTTTGTTTTCAATGTAAAGAAAAACTGTACAATGGTAATTGCAATGTAAAAATGTAAGTGCAATATTGATTTTGTTTAAATCGATTAATAAAATTATTCAaactaaaaaataaagaaaagaaaACACAGTTGATCTGTTTGCCACAACGTGCTTTGTCTCACTCACCATATCCTCTGACAGGGCTTTAGCGTACTGCCtgcccatcctcttcctcatcgtcAGTGAGATGGCCTTCATCTTCTTGCCTATACCTCCTGATCTGGTCTGGTCACCACTATTAACCTGCTCTCCCTCTGCAGACTGCACACATATCAACATACACTTGTTGTTACATAGTTGAAATGCTTAAACTACGATACAGCAACATAATTTAAAAAAGATGAGCCAGCCCTGCTGGCTTGAAACATGAATCAGTTTATTTTGGAAAAAGAAATACAAATCTACTAATGTTGAAACAATTAGGGCTGGGACAATAACCGTACTGTGTAACAGCCAATTATGGATGAagaccaatccccccccccccccccccccccaaaaaaaagacgTCATAACCATTTGAAACCATTGTTTTTTTTGTGGAACAATCTGAAGATAGGACGGCCAGGCATTCATGCGGTTGAATCTGTTTCTGCGGTAACATAAACTCTTTACAATGTGATGAAACTTTGTTGCTCCTTGCTGACAAAAGCAAGGTGTTGTACCAAACAAGTCTTTGGTTGCCTAGGCAAAGCCCCCTTCACTTCAGCAGCAGCACACATgggaatagaatgaatagaacgggattggaatttgactggtaaactcatggttACATTagcaatggctgcctggtattgtgatgctataatttccatggtaatgtaaactcagcaaaaaaagaaatgcccctttttcaggaccctgtctctcaaagataatttgtaaaaatccaaataacttcacagatcttctttgtaaagggtttaaacactgtttcccatgattGTTCAATgagccataaacaattaatgaacatgcacctgtggaacggtcgttaataccaattaaggtcacagttatgaaaacttaggacactaaagaggcctttctgctGACTCAGAAAAACCCCAATAGAAAGATGCCCAAGattcctgctcatctgcgtgaatgtaccttaggcatgctgtaaggaggcatgaggactgcagatgtggcaaaggcaataaattgcaatgtttcGTACTGTAAGACGCCTAAAagagcgctacagggagacaggatggacagctgatcgtcctcgcagtggcagaccatgtgtaacaacacctgcacaggataggTACATCCgagcatcacacctgcgggacaggtacatgatggcaacaacaacttcccgagttacaccagaaacgcacaatccctccatcaatgctcagactgtccgcaataggctgagagaggctggactgaggacttgtaggtctgttgtaaggcaggtcctcaccagacatcaccggcaacaacgccgcctatgggcacaaacccactgtcgctggaccagacaggactggtataaaagtgctcttcactgacgagttgcggttttgtctcaccaggggtgatggtcgtcGAAGGattgagcattacaccgaggcctgtactctggagcgggatcgattgggatgtggagggtccatcatggtctggggcggtgtgtcacaacatcatcggactgagcttgttgtcattgcaggcaatctcaatgctgtgcgttacagggaagacatcctcctccctcatgtggtacccttcctgcaggctcatcctgacattaccctccagcatgacaatgccaccagccatactgctcgttctgtatgtgatttcctgcaagacaggaatgtcagtgttctgccatggccagcaaagagcccggatctcaatcccattgagcaggtctgggacctgttggatcggagggtgagggctagggccattcccccccagaaatgtctgggaacttgcaggtgccttggtggaagagtggggtaacatctcacagcaataactggcaaatctggtgcagtccatgaggaggagatgcactgcagtacttaatgcagctggtggccacaccagatactgactgttacttttgattttgaccccccccccccccccttatgtctcagttgttgaatcttgttatgttcattcaaatattGACACGTTAAATTTAGCTGAAaattaacgcagttgacagtgagaggatgtttcttttttgctgagtttggaATGTTCATTTAATTtatgtggctcatgcaatgggaatatatttttattatacaacgggtggatATAATCCTGGATGATGATTATTTAAAAAATCGCATTCCAGCAGGTGTTCATTCCACACATTACCACCCgctaaatctatgacattaaaatgcctatttattctgttccatctcactgcgcaatccactgtctcatcagtccAGCCAGGCAattctccactataaaaagcatctagacattatctcccatttcttttagactagcatttGGTTTTCAACTGCGGAGATTTGTATTAACCTTGCTGtatgtctctccgacatttgcaacattgttaaCATTTTGAAATTCGATTTTCAGCagtcccatagtaatgaaggtgtagggagtcgggacgagacagacaggcagacagcttTTCTCAGCTAGTCGAactcatgaatcagctggcatactttttatggatatataaaaatgtcaatagaaaacaggtgaAACTAAATGAAATGctgctagtttgcagtctttccagcttaaGTTTGAAGTGATTgggttagctgtgttgttggctagctcctctgaacagtgtcttgacgagagagcacattttctatgcagGCGAAATCGCGCattattagctcattgttatggctgtatccaaataaatgtcactagaaaacaggttaaacaaacacaaatgcagctacttttctgttattctgactgcactgtttgacgtgactgtaagttagccgtagttggctagctagtatGAAAGgcataagaacgttgccagccagtgtggcaatggaacatttagaaagaacgactgggtcgcgtccatagatacagaacaaagacTTAACTACTCTatcaaccgaaccaatagaacgaacgaccagtcGGATTGGGTATCAACCTTAGATTTAtgtcaggactatatcttgtgggaggatgaaatagtatgaataaattcatcaaaataatgttttttatgaaaatatgtgaatcattatttgaatatgttgttaTAACTCATTGTATAAAAGTGATTATGCCCTTGAAGCCGGTGTTTgatggatatattggcacggtttgcatTATCACCTAAGTAATGTCAGTTGAGTTTAATCAAAAAAATTACTGCACatattgatgggtacacttcctgctaTTACTTACTGCTTTGCTCCTATGGGCAGAGATACTTAGAAAGGAGAAGATATGAATCACAGTGGCCAAAAAATGGAGGCACGTATAAACGCCCCACCCAGCAGACTGTCGACCAATCGCGTTCATGTTGTGGATATGAGTCGAGAAACCTGCCTATTTTCCTCGAAAGTACGTAATGTCACGATTTCAAAGATGTACGATATTACAGAGAacaagttaattatctcacatctcgGAAAATATTCgtaatgttgtacttcttgttCAAGTAATTCATGCTAATGCTGTTTTTTGAGTTTAGCGTCCAATTGACTCCCACTCTTGAAGGAGTGATCTCCTTGTCCCATAATCACCCATAATGCAACGCGTTGCCCATTGTCGACACATGGGAAAGGTACACAATGGGTGTTAATACGATTCGAGTGAGATTCCCCTCTTCTCAAAATGATCTCTGCTATGGGTACGCTTGCAATGGCCG contains these protein-coding regions:
- the samsn1b gene encoding SAM domain-containing protein SAMSN-1b isoform X1, which produces MLQRKPSNVSNKDTKSKTKPKRSTSFGRFDSLRHQPAPVKPEENGGALSAEGEQVNSGDQTRSGGIGKKMKAISLTMRKRMGRQYAKALSEDMCDETERDEEGEGDVVYGVHLFPKGHRKSSHSLESLYSLNSGQSSSSGVTSGSDGSSNRDSLRLDEELPLSYTGQFCGKARVHTDFVPSPYDTESLKLKVGDVIEIISKPPMGIWTGMLNNKVGNFKFIYVDLIVEKVPEPPQKMTHRRSRRPRPKTLQELLERLNLEEYASSLLLNGYQTVDDLRELKEQHLVELNVTDSEHRHRLMAAVECLQEPQSDGQKEGELNKEAKSPTESIKADLNCPRDSGCYMPSDCSDNSKEETDIHVPALHHHSPMAQT
- the samsn1b gene encoding SAM domain-containing protein SAMSN-1b isoform X2; this translates as MLQRKPSNVSNKDTKSKTKPKSAEGEQVNSGDQTRSGGIGKKMKAISLTMRKRMGRQYAKALSEDMCDETERDEEGEGDVVYGVHLFPKGHRKSSHSLESLYSLNSGQSSSSGVTSGSDGSSNRDSLRLDEELPLSYTGQFCGKARVHTDFVPSPYDTESLKLKVGDVIEIISKPPMGIWTGMLNNKVGNFKFIYVDLIVEKVPEPPQKMTHRRSRRPRPKTLQELLERLNLEEYASSLLLNGYQTVDDLRELKEQHLVELNVTDSEHRHRLMAAVECLQEPQSDGQKEGELNKEAKSPTESIKADLNCPRDSGCYMPSDCSDNSKEETDIHVPALHHHSPMAQT